The Pirellulaceae bacterium region TCGGCAGATTCTTGTTTTTGGCAGACTCAACCAGGAATAAACCTTTCATTTCGGCCAATTTGTCTGGCAACTGTGTCGCCAGATCATCGGCTTGGCTCCAGTCCTTATCCAGGTTGTACAGCTCCCACTGGTCGTTTGTGGGGCTCCAAGTCTCAAAGCCGGCTGGCAGTCCCGGTAGCCAAGGAATTCGCGGGCCAAATGCGCATGCGAACCAACCATCGTGATAGATACCGCGACTGGCCATGATGTCAAAGAATTGCGTCTTGCGCTGTCCTGCGGCTTGCGCATCGGCAAACGAATAGACCATGCTCACTCCGTCAATTGGATCCTGCGGAAAGCCATTGACCGAGTTTGGAGGTGTGATCTTCGCGGCTTCGTAAATCGTGGGCACTAGATCAATGACGTGATGGAACTGGGATCGTGGCACTGAATCCGGCTTAATTTGCGCCGGCCAGGAAATCGCTAAATTCTGACGAGTTCCACCGAAATGAGCACCGATCAATTTTGTCGAGCGATAGGGGGTGCTTCCAGCCCAGGCCCAACCTGCGTGGAACATGTTGTCCGTCTTAGCAGTTCCCAAGACGTCCAGGCCACCCAGCTGCTCAAGTGCCCGGATATGTTGCGGAGTCGTAGTTGGTATTGCATTTTGGGCCAGCATTTCGCTGATTGTTCCATTTTGGCCTTCGGATGAAGAACCGTTGTCCCCCATGATGTAGATGACCATCGTATCTTTCAATTTTCCCTGACGCTCAATTTCATCAATCACCCGACCTGCATGGAAGTCTGCGTGCTCCGTAAACCCGGCCCAGATTTCCATCAACCTGCGCTGAAATGGCTTCTCGGAGTCAGGAATGGACTCCCAAGATGCCAAGGTCTCAGGGCGGGCGGTGAGTTTCGTATTCCCAGGAATCCAGCCCAACTTCTTGGCTCTGGCAAAAACTCTTTCGCGGTACTTGTCCCAGCCGTCGTCGAATTTGCCTTTGTATTTGTCAGCCCATTCCTTGGTAACATGGTGGGGACCATGTGAGGCGCCAGTGGCCCAATACATCAAGAACGGCTTGTCCGGGGCAAATGCCTGCTGTTCCCTCAGCCAGTGAATTGCATCATCAGCCAAGTCCTCTGTGAGATGATAGTGTTCATTACCTCCAGATCGATGCGGAGGTTCTACAATCGTCGTATTGCGCACCAGGTGTGGTTCGTACTGTGAAGCTTCGCCTGCCAGAAATCCGTAAAAATACTCGAAGCCATAGTTGGTTGGCCAATAATCAAACGGGCCTTTGGAAGTAGTCTGCTCTGCAGGCGTGTTGTGCCACTTTCCCCAGGCTGCCGTGTTGTAGCCGTAGTTTCTTAGTACCTCCGCTACAGTGGCTGCTGACTTCGGTATCGTGCCACTAAAGCCATCCCAGTCATTTGCCAACTCACAGATCTGTCCATTGCAGACGCGGGTGTGATTTCGACCTGTGAGCAAAGCTGCACGTGTAGGTGAGCACATGGCTGTGGAATGGAACCGATTATAAGAGACACCACCTTTGGCTACTCGATCGAGCGTAGGAGTATTCACCTCACCGCCATAAGTTGACGCGACCCCAGGCCCTACATCGTCAATCAAAATAATCAGTACGTTAGGAGCGCCGCTCGGTAAGCGATCAATTGTGCCCCGCTTCTTATGGACCGAGTCCTGGATAGTCAGACCTGCCGTTGATGCTGTGGGAGTGGGAGGAAATGGCAAGGTCTCCTGCGCGCGCAGCATTGGACAATCGACAACTGGAATTCCAAACATTCCGAAGCACAAAACACTTCGCACCACCTGAGTCCAATTAGAATTTGGCACATCAATCTCCATCTCGTATTGAGAATACAGTCGGCTTACCTAAAAAATGATCAACGCCGCGACTTTGGCTGATTCTTGGCCAATGGCAGCTTTCCACCATATTTTACATGCAGGTCAATTAGAAGCGATCTCCAGTCGAGGGCTGCATCTCCAAATCCTTAGCCTGTGACTCAATGTCCGCGACTCTGTCGGTTAGGTAAATTGACTCACGTCGGGTAGGTTTATTCACTAGACCGGCAGTTTGACACGATCTTAACTGCAATGCAGTTAAAATTAGCTTTTTGCACAGAAAGTCTGCGAAGGCTCGTCAAGGGAATGGCGAACGTGCTGTTGAAGTACATTAAAATGTGGGCTGGGCATCGGCGGTATGCCCCTGTCTTGAGGGCAGCCGCAGCGCTGCTACTCTTATCCAGCGCAAACTGCTCTGCTCAGACGTTAGATACGAATCGACCGGTGGGTGGCTACTTTGGCGATATCCGACTGTGCGGCTGCGATCCAACAGGCAACGTCTCTACAGCTAACAACTCAACAAGCTGCGATCTCAAACCGGCCTGCAGCAGTGGCGCCTTGTGTGATGAATTCGAGCAATTTGGCGATGGATTACATCGCGACGGAGTTTTGTCCGAATTCAAATCTCGACTAGCTCGCCGTGGCCTAAAGTTTGATTTCTACGCTAGCCAATTCTATCAAGGTCTAGCAGCCGGGGGCCGCGAGCAGAGCTGGCCCTACGGTGGCAAGCTAGACCTATTCACCAACGTTGATGGACAAAAGGTGGGGTTGTGGCAGGGGCTGTTCGTCGATGCGCACTTGGAAGCTCGGCTTGGCCAATCCGTCAATAACATCGACGGATTGCTGACCCCAAGCAACATTGCTATGGCCTTTCCTGAAAACGAAGGCAATGTCATTGCCTTGACGGGCTTGAAGGTCACCCAGGCACTGTCGGAAAACTTCGCCGTCTTTGCTGGGAAGATCAATACGCTGGACGAGTTCCCGATTCGCTATAACCGCGATATGGGGTTGGGACGGCCTGGCCTGAGCGGCTTCATGAACACTTCGCTAATATTCAATCCTATTGCGGCGCGCACCGTTCCCTACGCGGCTGCCGGAACTGGCTTTGCGATTTTGCAGGATCTGGAGCCCGTATTCTCTTTCTGCGTATTTGACCCGGAAGAGCGAGCCACCAAAGGCCTCGAAAACTTGTATGAACGCGGCGTCGTGCTGGTGCCTGATTTTATTTTCCGTATCCAGCCGTTGGGGCTGCCTGGAATCTATAACCTCGGAGGCACCTACAGCAGCGCAAATTACACCTCGGTCGATCCAGCCGCTTATCTGAACATTCAATTACCGCCGATTGTGTTCCCGCAAGAGTCAGGTTCCTGGTCGCTGTATACAAACTTCTTTCAAGCCCTATGGGTGGACCCATGTAATGCACAGCGGCGATGGGGAGTTTTCGGCGGGCTGGGGCTTTCCGACGGCAATCCTAACCCAATCAAGTACACTGCGATTGCAGGATTTGGCGGACAAGTCATGCGTGCCAACCGACCAGCCGACACGTTTGGCGTCGGAGTCTTCCAACTGGGGCTTAGCAGTCAGTTCCGCGCACTGACGGCACCTGTTTTAGCGCAGCAGGACGAGTTCGGCCTTGAATGGTTCTACAATGCGGCGCTGACTAACAATATTCGACTAACCGGAGATTGTCAGGTAGTCCGTCCAAGCACAGACGAATTCCAAACCGCAATTATACCTGGGCTACGGCTAGTAGCCGCTTTTTGAGGACTGTAGTCAAGAACTGACGGCTGCATCGTAGCTCGAATGGCAAATGGCTGTTCAGCGGGCAGTTTGCCTGTTGTCACCTTACGCCGCGCGTTGGCGGTCGCTGTTGGGGCAGAGTTGAGCGCAAAGCCGCTCGAATTCTTCATGGCTGCTGAAGGTGATTGAAATCTTGCCACGCCCGGTGGTGGTTTGGCGGATTTCGACTTTGGTTCCCAGCGTCAGGCGAATCTGCTGCTCTAAAGCCGCCAATTGCGGCGAGGTTCGCTTGCGGTTGGGCTTTTCGTACTGAACATTTGCCAATTGCGCATCATCTTCGGATTTTAGTTGTTCGCTCACGCGGCGCTCGGTCTCGCGAACGCTCCAGCCTTCCTCGCGGATTTGTTGCGCGAATACCAATTGTTGAGTTTCATCGCCTAGTGGCAACAAAGCGCGGGCATGGCCGGCGGTTACTTGTTCGCTCTGGACCCACTGCTGGATTTCGGCAGGCAATTCTAACAATCGCATCAGATTGGCAATCGTACTGCGATCGATCTTGAGACGCTTGGCCAAGTCCTCTTGCGTACACTTGTGTTCATCGATGTAGCGGCGGAAGGAGAGTGCTTTTTCGATGGCATCCAGGTCTTTGCGCTGCAGGTTTTCGACAATGGCTAATTCGGCAACCAGCCGATCATCGGCTTGTCGCACTTCGGCCCGGATGGTTTTCAGTCCGGCATGAATTGCAGCTCGCAGTCGCCGTTCGCCGCTGATCAGTTGATAACGGCCATCGACGCGACGCACCAAGATCGGTTGCAGCTGCTGATGTTCGCGAATGCTGGCCGCCAGGGCAGCGATCTCTTCCTCGTTGAACTTGCGTCGAGGCTGAAATGGATTGTTGTCGATCTCGTAAACGCTCAATTCCAGCGTGGCCGTGCCGCTTGGACGGCCCGTAGTCGCCAGTGGAACTGCGCCGGTGACCGATTGACGGTTGACAACCTGGCTGCCATGGGCGGGAGATGACGATGGCGTACCGGCAGTGGCCGAAAGTACGCTCGGCGATGAGGGGGCGGCAGCAGAATTCGGCAGATGACCAGTCGCGTTCAGCTCTGCATGGCCTAGTCCACCCGGAGCTAGGTCGCCCTCAAGGGGGGTCCCCAATAGAGCCGCCAAGCCCCGACCAAGTCGGCGATCTTTAGTCACGTTCAAGTACCTCCATGCACAGTTCTAAATAGGCTCTGGCCCCACGTGACCGCGGTGCGTAATCCATTACGCTCTGACCATGGCTGGGTGCCTCGGATACCGCAACATCACGCGGGATTACCGTGTCGAAGACGATATCGCCGAAGAACTCGCGGACTTCAGCATCCACTTCGCTGGTCAACTCCAGACTGGGATCATACATCGTCAACACGATTCCGCCAAAGGCCAATCTGCCACCACCGCGCTGCATTACATCACGAATTACGTGAATCATCTGCGTCAGGCCTTCCATCGCGTAGAATTCACATTGGATCGGCATCAGCACTTCAGTGCTAGCACTAAGCGCCGTCTGCGTCAGTTGACCCAACGATGGCGGGCAGTCGATCAGCACATAATCAAATGCGTGCATTCCGGCATCGAGATGGTAGCGCAGCATCGAGCTGTCGCTGCGCGAATTTTCCAGACGATCGACGTCTGTGAAGCTCCGGCTACCGGGCAGCAATTTCAGTTCTGGCCAGGCAGTATCGAGCAGGCTTTCGGCGAGAGGTTTTTCCAGCAGCAGCGGATGGCTAGTAGTTGGCGCTAGTCCGACTCCGCTAGTGGCGTTGCATTGCGGATCCAAGTCGACCAACAGCGTCCGCTGGCCGGCTTTAGCTAGCCCTACCGATAAATTGACGGCGGTGGTCGTTTTGCCCACGCCGCCTTTTTGATTTGCTACGCAGAGGATTTTGGCCATGGTCGCGATTGTGCCAAAATTCTGGTGCTGCGTGAATGCCAATGCTGGCAGCAATTGTACTTAGGCAAGCGGCCGCAAAGTAGCCACCGTCGCCAGCGGGTTGATCCCAAGCCAGACCAGCGGCTGGCGACGGTCGCAGCGGTAATTTGTCAACTGCCGCTCGCCTTAGGAAGTCTCCAGGCTATTCCAGGCGTAGGGACGGAATTTCTGCTCCTGACCGGTCGCTTCGTCGTACAACAGCATTACGTAATCACCTAACTTCGAGGCGGCGATGGAGTCGGCAAGATTCGATGAATCATTGGCGCTCATCTGCATCAATAAGCGGATTTCAATTTCGCGGAGCGCAGTTCGGGAGAGCCAGCGATTGACGGTCGAGTAACTTTCGGCCCACATCAGAGTGTGCATCCCATGGCTCGGACCGTCGCGCAGTATTTCTTCAAGCAGCTTGTCAGGCGTAACCTGTTCTTGACCAAAACTGAACTCATCCTCGCGCCGCAAGCTGCGCAGGCGCCCCAACTGGATGATCGTCAACAGCACCGGAGGATGTTGCACTGTGGGGTCAGCCATGCGCTCCAGCAGCCAGCCGTGAGCTTGTTGGATTAACACATCGGCGGTGCGCATGTCGGCAACGCTGAGTTCGCAAGGCAGTTTACGTAGGCGGTTGGGTAACGCGAGCGAACATGTGTCGGTCGGTTTGGCACCTTGAATGACGGCCACTTGAGGCCGAACTTGCCGGGCCAGCGATGCCTGTATCAGCGAATGCGATACTACATGGATGACGGCTGCGGCCAGCGAGTCCTCGCCACCGACAATCAACATGTTGCGCCCCGATTGATTGGTCAGCGGAAAGACTACAGCCGGACGGATGGCCACACTTTCGCCAACCGCGCACCAAATCGCCTCGGCGTTTACTTCATTGGAAGCCTGTTGTATTGCCCGTTGTACCTGATCGGGTTGCCACAACGCAGGTCGATTGCCATCAAAGACAACGGTGCGTCCCAGTCGATTGGTACTGCCATCAGCATTACGATAGCCGCGCGGCAAGTCGGCAAACCATTGGACCTGCGTGGCTTTGTCCAGCCAGCCAATTTGCATGGGTTGATTGCCTTCGATCCGACCTCCTGCGTCATTGTAGATGGCTTGACCAGGATACTTCAGCCGCGCCGCAGCCGGATTGTCTTCGCTAAAGATAATTTGCGCGTCGGAAGCATCACACTGCAAGGCGATGCGAACAGCCATCTGGCCCAGTGTCGTGCGCGGCAGGGAGTAAGCTCCAGCCAATGTCTGACTGCTGAGAACCGCATGGACACCAAACGAACGACCTTGTCGAACGATTCGGTCCAGAATCAAGCTGGCGGCCTGGCTTAGTTTGTCATCTTCGACAAACAGTTCTTGGAATTCATCCACAACCAGCAACATGCGTGGCATCGCCTGCGGTGGCCGGGCTTGATTCCAACTAGCGATATCCTGCACTCCAGCTTGCCGGAACAGTTCACCTCGGCGTTGCAAACAGTCATCAATATACTCAAGTGCACTGAGGCCGAATTCCCGATGACTTTCAATGCCAATAATGTCGGCATGTGCGATCTGTGCATCGCTGTATACCTGGAATTCAACTCCCTTTTTGAAGTCCAGCAACACCAGTCGCAAGCGTTCGGGCGAGTATTTGATTAACGCACTAGTAATTAGTGCGTGCAGCAAGCTGGATTTACCCGACCCCGTTTTACCAGCGATGATGGCGTGCTGCGCCGTGCCAACACCGAGCTTCAGCGAATGCACGCGCCCAACGCCGCTCTGACCAATCGGGATTTCTAGCAGTCGTGAACTGTCCGCCCGCCAGCGCTGTGGCGGATCGATGGGGATCATCCGAGCCAAGGGAACTTCCACACGACTTGCCGCCTGCGCTCGTCGGCCTACCTCGGCAATCATCGCATTGGTTTGCTGCTGGGTGGCAGGCGCGTCGCAAATCAGTTTCTGCTGACCCAATCTTAGTGATTGGACGCTTATTCCATCGCGTTCATCCACCTGCACATGCATGCCGCGACGCTGCACATAATCGCGCTGCGGCCCCGTCCAACCACTGGCCGGAGACACAATCAGGATGGGTAGGATGCCGCACCGCGCGCCGCTGTCCAGCAGGCTTTGCAAACTTTTCCACGAGGACTCGTCCAAGCCGTTGGGGAAGCTAGACCAGACCAACAATCGAAACGGCTCGGCCAACGCTCCAGCCTGGCGATTGTACGCGGAAATATCTGAAAACTGATTGCGCAGCGACTGTTGTATGAAATCTTCCGCAGCTGCTGCCAGCGTCTGCAATTGGCGTGCGATGTGGCTGGGCTGAGTCCACACGCGATGTGAGACCAATGCGGGATCAATATCACCCAAGGACATCAGCCAGCCAAAGTCGCGTCCTAGCCCCGGCGGATCAATGACGCAAATCTGGGTCTTGCCCGCCGGCAGCGTGGTCAAAGCACGCAAAATCAACGATCTCACCAGTTGCTCTGTGGCCCGTTGCGCGGGATCGCCATGAATGACCAAATAGTTGTCGATCAGCGGCGAATAGAGCCACGGTACCGTCAGCGACGATTGCTCTGCAGGTAGCCAATCAAAGGATGCCCCATCCAGCTGCAATTGACCTATGGGAAGTACCGGT contains the following coding sequences:
- a CDS encoding carbohydrate porin; its protein translation is MLLKYIKMWAGHRRYAPVLRAAAALLLLSSANCSAQTLDTNRPVGGYFGDIRLCGCDPTGNVSTANNSTSCDLKPACSSGALCDEFEQFGDGLHRDGVLSEFKSRLARRGLKFDFYASQFYQGLAAGGREQSWPYGGKLDLFTNVDGQKVGLWQGLFVDAHLEARLGQSVNNIDGLLTPSNIAMAFPENEGNVIALTGLKVTQALSENFAVFAGKINTLDEFPIRYNRDMGLGRPGLSGFMNTSLIFNPIAARTVPYAAAGTGFAILQDLEPVFSFCVFDPEERATKGLENLYERGVVLVPDFIFRIQPLGLPGIYNLGGTYSSANYTSVDPAAYLNIQLPPIVFPQESGSWSLYTNFFQALWVDPCNAQRRWGVFGGLGLSDGNPNPIKYTAIAGFGGQVMRANRPADTFGVGVFQLGLSSQFRALTAPVLAQQDEFGLEWFYNAALTNNIRLTGDCQVVRPSTDEFQTAIIPGLRLVAAF
- a CDS encoding arylsulfatase encodes the protein MFGIPVVDCPMLRAQETLPFPPTPTASTAGLTIQDSVHKKRGTIDRLPSGAPNVLIILIDDVGPGVASTYGGEVNTPTLDRVAKGGVSYNRFHSTAMCSPTRAALLTGRNHTRVCNGQICELANDWDGFSGTIPKSAATVAEVLRNYGYNTAAWGKWHNTPAEQTTSKGPFDYWPTNYGFEYFYGFLAGEASQYEPHLVRNTTIVEPPHRSGGNEHYHLTEDLADDAIHWLREQQAFAPDKPFLMYWATGASHGPHHVTKEWADKYKGKFDDGWDKYRERVFARAKKLGWIPGNTKLTARPETLASWESIPDSEKPFQRRLMEIWAGFTEHADFHAGRVIDEIERQGKLKDTMVIYIMGDNGSSSEGQNGTISEMLAQNAIPTTTPQHIRALEQLGGLDVLGTAKTDNMFHAGWAWAGSTPYRSTKLIGAHFGGTRQNLAISWPAQIKPDSVPRSQFHHVIDLVPTIYEAAKITPPNSVNGFPQDPIDGVSMVYSFADAQAAGQRKTQFFDIMASRGIYHDGWFACAFGPRIPWLPGLPAGFETWSPTNDQWELYNLDKDWSQADDLATQLPDKLAEMKGLFLVESAKNKNLPIGGGLWTAVYHPEDKPGPTATEWTLTGHITRMPEFAAPALGNRSNTVSMDVDVPADANGVLYALGAFAGGLSCYIQDGALCYEYNLFQINRTRIRAQQKLPIGRVKIEVVSTLKESKRAAPMEVVLKVNGTAVASGQVPVTAALAFTANDCLDIGSDLGSPVALDYYDLAPFKFNGLVEATQISYLK
- a CDS encoding ParB/RepB/Spo0J family partition protein; protein product: MTKDRRLGRGLAALLGTPLEGDLAPGGLGHAELNATGHLPNSAAAPSSPSVLSATAGTPSSSPAHGSQVVNRQSVTGAVPLATTGRPSGTATLELSVYEIDNNPFQPRRKFNEEEIAALAASIREHQQLQPILVRRVDGRYQLISGERRLRAAIHAGLKTIRAEVRQADDRLVAELAIVENLQRKDLDAIEKALSFRRYIDEHKCTQEDLAKRLKIDRSTIANLMRLLELPAEIQQWVQSEQVTAGHARALLPLGDETQQLVFAQQIREEGWSVRETERRVSEQLKSEDDAQLANVQYEKPNRKRTSPQLAALEQQIRLTLGTKVEIRQTTTGRGKISITFSSHEEFERLCAQLCPNSDRQRAA
- a CDS encoding ParA family protein, whose protein sequence is MAKILCVANQKGGVGKTTTAVNLSVGLAKAGQRTLLVDLDPQCNATSGVGLAPTTSHPLLLEKPLAESLLDTAWPELKLLPGSRSFTDVDRLENSRSDSSMLRYHLDAGMHAFDYVLIDCPPSLGQLTQTALSASTEVLMPIQCEFYAMEGLTQMIHVIRDVMQRGGGRLAFGGIVLTMYDPSLELTSEVDAEVREFFGDIVFDTVIPRDVAVSEAPSHGQSVMDYAPRSRGARAYLELCMEVLERD